Proteins encoded by one window of Nocardia goodfellowii:
- the ileS gene encoding isoleucine--tRNA ligase — protein MVDPAAMAEHTGKSAYPRVDLGAGSGGSFPDLERKVLDAWAADDTFRASIENRTGAGEFVFYDGPPFANGLPHYGHLLTGYVKDLIPRFQTMRGNRVDRRFGWDCHGLPAEIEAEKQLGITDKSQIDAMGLAEFNAACKSSVLRYTGEWRDYVTRQARWVDFDNDYKTLDLDFMESVMWAFKSLFDKGLIYQGFRVLPYSWYEQTPLSNQETRLDDAYKMRQDPAVTVDMVLRVPADHPLRELDGANALIWTTTPWTLPSNLAVAVHPDVRYVHLRAADGKRYVLAAERVSHYAREFGLGAEPVERPEGTASGILSEHLGAALVGLDYQPPFDFFAGHPNAHRVLSADYVTTDSGTGIVHLAPAFGEEDMDVATANGIEIVQPLDAGGKFTSMVPPYEGLMVFAANPVIIKDLKAAGKLLRHETIEHSYPHSWRSGQPLIYMAVPSWFVAVTKFRDRMVELNQQISWVPEHIRDGQFGKWLEGARDWNISRNRYWGSPIPVWVSDDPAYPRMDVYGSLDELERDFGVRPTDLHRPMIDDLVRPNPDDPTGKSMMRRVPEVLDCWFESGSMPYAQVHYPFENKEWFDSHFPGDFIVEYNGQTRGWFYTLHVLSTALFDSPAFKTVAAHGIVLGDDGLKMSKSKGNYPDVNEVFNRDGSDAMRWFLMSSPILRGGNLIVTERGIREGVGHALRPLWNAWTFLQLYASESGVWRTDSPHVLDRYILAKLAATREVMTEALATYDIAGACDELRQFADALTNWYVRRSRSRFWSEDRDAVDTLHTVLEVVTRLAAPLLPLITEVIWRGLTGERSVHLADWPEAGELPADPELVAAMDEVRTVCSTVLSLRKAKNLRVRLPLAEVTIAAADAERMRPYADIIADEVNVKKVDLTTDVAVHGRFELVVNARAAGPRLGKDVQAVIKAVKAGDWSENAAGVVTVFPAGSTAAAGIELLPEEYTQRLVAAEPESTAALPGNAGLVVLDSAVTEELEAEGWARDLIRDLQESRKSAGLDVSDRISVVLEVPAERLGWAETHRDLIAGEILATALTFGDVGADAPEIVGGVKVSLSKA, from the coding sequence ATGGTGGACCCAGCCGCGATGGCGGAGCACACTGGCAAGTCCGCATACCCTCGCGTCGATCTCGGCGCGGGCAGCGGTGGATCCTTCCCCGACCTGGAGCGCAAGGTCCTCGACGCGTGGGCCGCCGACGACACCTTCCGGGCCAGCATCGAGAACCGTACGGGTGCGGGCGAGTTCGTCTTCTACGACGGGCCGCCGTTTGCCAACGGTCTGCCACATTACGGACATCTGCTCACCGGATATGTGAAGGACCTCATCCCGAGGTTTCAGACGATGCGCGGGAATCGGGTCGACCGCCGATTCGGCTGGGACTGCCACGGATTGCCCGCGGAAATCGAAGCGGAAAAGCAGCTCGGTATCACAGACAAATCACAGATCGATGCGATGGGTTTGGCGGAATTCAATGCCGCCTGCAAATCCTCGGTGCTGCGGTATACCGGTGAATGGCGCGACTATGTGACGCGTCAGGCACGCTGGGTCGACTTCGACAACGACTACAAGACCCTCGATCTCGACTTCATGGAGTCGGTGATGTGGGCGTTCAAGTCGTTGTTCGACAAGGGCCTGATCTATCAGGGCTTCCGGGTGCTGCCCTACAGCTGGTACGAGCAGACGCCGCTGTCGAATCAGGAAACCCGCCTCGACGACGCGTACAAGATGCGCCAGGATCCGGCCGTCACCGTCGACATGGTGCTCCGCGTCCCGGCCGATCATCCACTGCGCGAACTGGACGGCGCGAACGCGCTGATCTGGACCACCACCCCGTGGACGCTGCCGTCCAACCTCGCGGTCGCGGTGCACCCCGACGTGCGGTACGTGCACTTGCGCGCCGCGGACGGCAAGCGCTATGTCCTGGCCGCGGAACGGGTTTCGCATTACGCGCGGGAGTTCGGGCTCGGCGCGGAGCCGGTGGAGCGACCAGAGGGCACAGCGTCCGGCATCCTCTCCGAGCACCTCGGAGCGGCCCTGGTAGGGCTGGACTATCAGCCGCCGTTCGACTTCTTCGCCGGCCACCCGAACGCGCACCGGGTGCTCTCCGCCGACTATGTGACCACCGACTCCGGCACCGGAATCGTGCATCTCGCACCGGCTTTCGGTGAGGAGGACATGGATGTCGCCACGGCCAACGGGATCGAGATCGTGCAGCCGCTGGACGCGGGCGGCAAGTTCACCTCGATGGTGCCGCCGTACGAGGGCCTGATGGTCTTCGCCGCCAACCCGGTGATCATCAAGGACCTCAAGGCCGCCGGAAAGCTGTTGCGGCATGAGACGATCGAGCACTCCTACCCGCACAGCTGGCGTTCCGGTCAGCCGCTGATCTACATGGCGGTGCCGTCCTGGTTCGTCGCGGTGACCAAGTTCCGCGACCGCATGGTGGAGCTGAACCAGCAGATCAGCTGGGTTCCCGAGCATATCCGCGACGGTCAGTTCGGCAAGTGGCTCGAAGGCGCGCGGGATTGGAACATCAGCCGTAATCGCTACTGGGGCAGCCCGATCCCGGTGTGGGTGTCCGACGATCCGGCCTATCCGCGCATGGACGTGTACGGCTCGCTGGACGAGCTGGAGCGCGACTTCGGCGTGCGTCCGACCGATCTGCACCGCCCCATGATCGACGACCTGGTCCGGCCGAATCCCGATGACCCGACCGGCAAGTCGATGATGCGGCGCGTACCCGAGGTGCTGGACTGCTGGTTCGAGTCGGGCTCGATGCCCTACGCGCAGGTGCACTACCCGTTCGAGAACAAGGAGTGGTTCGACAGCCACTTCCCGGGCGATTTCATCGTCGAGTACAACGGGCAGACCCGCGGCTGGTTCTACACCCTGCACGTGCTGTCCACCGCGCTCTTCGACAGCCCCGCGTTCAAAACCGTTGCCGCGCACGGCATCGTGCTGGGTGACGACGGCCTGAAGATGTCCAAGTCCAAGGGCAACTACCCGGATGTGAACGAGGTGTTCAACCGGGACGGCTCCGACGCCATGCGCTGGTTCCTGATGAGCTCGCCGATCCTGCGCGGCGGCAACCTCATCGTCACCGAGCGCGGCATCCGCGAGGGTGTCGGCCACGCGCTGCGCCCGCTGTGGAACGCGTGGACCTTCCTGCAGCTCTACGCCTCGGAATCCGGTGTGTGGCGCACGGATTCGCCGCATGTGCTGGACCGGTACATCCTGGCCAAGCTGGCGGCCACGCGCGAGGTGATGACCGAGGCGCTGGCGACCTACGACATCGCGGGCGCCTGTGACGAGCTGCGCCAGTTCGCCGACGCGCTCACCAATTGGTATGTGCGCCGGTCGCGTTCGCGCTTCTGGTCCGAGGATCGCGATGCGGTGGACACGCTGCATACGGTGCTCGAGGTGGTCACCCGCCTCGCCGCGCCACTGCTGCCGCTGATCACCGAGGTCATCTGGCGTGGGCTTACGGGTGAACGGTCGGTGCACCTGGCCGATTGGCCGGAGGCTGGTGAGTTGCCCGCCGATCCGGAGTTGGTCGCGGCCATGGACGAGGTGCGCACGGTCTGCTCGACGGTGCTGAGCTTGCGTAAGGCGAAGAACCTGCGGGTGCGTCTGCCGTTGGCCGAGGTCACCATCGCGGCCGCGGACGCCGAGCGGATGCGGCCTTACGCCGACATCATCGCCGACGAGGTGAACGTCAAGAAGGTGGACCTGACCACCGACGTCGCCGTGCACGGGCGCTTCGAGCTGGTGGTGAACGCGCGGGCCGCCGGTCCGCGTCTGGGCAAGGACGTGCAGGCGGTGATCAAGGCGGTCAAGGCCGGCGACTGGTCGGAGAACGCCGCCGGTGTCGTCACGGTTTTCCCGGCCGGCTCCACTGCCGCCGCCGGAATCGAGTTGCTGCCAGAGGAATACACCCAGCGACTGGTCGCGGCCGAGCCGGAGTCCACCGCCGCGCTGCCCGGCAACGCCGGTCTCGTGGTGCTCGATTCGGCGGTGACCGAGGAACTCGAGGCGGAGGGCTGGGCCCGCGATCTCATCCGTGACCTGCAGGAAAGCCGCAAGTCCGCAGGGCTGGACGTTTCGGATCGGATCTCGGTGGTGCTGGAGGTGCCCGCCGAGCGTCTGGGCTGGGCCGAAACCCACCGCGATCTGATCGCGGGCGAAATCCTCGCCACCGCACTGACTTTCGGTGACGTGGGCGCGGACGCTCCCGAGATCGTCGGCGGCGTGAAGGTGTCCCTCAGCAAGGCCTGA
- the wag31 gene encoding DivIVA-like cell division protein Wag31, with product MPLTPADVHNVAFSKPPIGKRGYNEDEVDAFLDLVEQELSRLIEENADLRQRVAELDAELADAKKSRPAAPAPVKAPVQQAPPPSEPIKPPVQQAPPAPMPAAPKAEAPGADANLQAAKVLSLAQEMADRLTSDAKVEAENLLSNARANSERLVGDARTRSEAMIADARQKSESMLTDAQNRSDSQLRQAKEKADALQADAERKHTEIMATITQQRSVLESRIEQLKTFEREYRVRLKSYLESQLEELENRGSAVPVDGGEAFADAGAGNNLAPASFAKGSK from the coding sequence ATGCCGCTGACTCCAGCCGATGTGCACAACGTCGCGTTCAGCAAACCGCCGATCGGGAAGCGCGGCTACAACGAAGATGAAGTCGATGCCTTCCTTGACCTTGTGGAGCAGGAACTTTCCCGTTTGATCGAGGAGAACGCCGACCTGCGCCAGCGGGTTGCCGAGCTCGATGCCGAACTGGCCGATGCCAAGAAGAGCCGTCCCGCCGCCCCGGCGCCGGTGAAAGCCCCGGTGCAGCAGGCGCCCCCGCCGTCGGAACCGATCAAACCCCCGGTGCAGCAGGCCCCGCCCGCGCCGATGCCGGCCGCGCCGAAGGCCGAAGCGCCTGGGGCCGACGCCAATCTGCAGGCAGCCAAGGTGCTCAGCCTCGCCCAGGAGATGGCGGACAGGTTGACCAGCGACGCGAAAGTCGAAGCGGAGAACCTGCTCTCGAACGCGCGGGCAAACTCCGAGCGCCTAGTGGGCGATGCCAGAACCCGCTCCGAGGCGATGATCGCCGATGCGCGCCAGAAGTCCGAGTCCATGCTGACCGACGCGCAGAACCGCTCGGACAGCCAGCTGCGTCAGGCCAAGGAAAAGGCCGATGCCCTGCAGGCCGACGCCGAGCGCAAGCACACCGAGATCATGGCGACCATCACCCAGCAGCGCAGCGTGCTGGAGAGCCGGATCGAGCAGCTGAAGACCTTCGAGCGCGAATACCGCGTGCGGCTCAAGTCGTACCTGGAGTCGCAGCTGGAGGAATTGGAGAACCGCGGGTCGGCGGTTCCGGTGGATGGCGGCGAAGCCTTCGCCGATGCCGGCGCCGGAAACAACCTCGCGCCCGCGTCATTCGCCAAAGGCTCGAAGTAG
- a CDS encoding YggT family protein, which produces MALFAVLYLVLFIFWLLLISRVIVEFIRSFARDWRPTGVVVVLLEVIFTITDPPVKLLRRLIPTVSLGGIRLDLSIMVLLFAVFIAMSFAEARVS; this is translated from the coding sequence GTGGCCTTGTTTGCGGTGCTGTACCTCGTACTGTTCATCTTCTGGCTGTTGTTGATCAGCCGGGTGATTGTCGAGTTCATCCGTAGCTTTGCTCGCGACTGGCGACCGACGGGTGTCGTTGTCGTCCTCCTGGAGGTGATCTTCACGATCACCGACCCGCCGGTGAAACTGCTGAGGCGATTGATACCAACGGTGTCATTGGGAGGAATTCGACTCGATCTGTCGATTATGGTCCTGCTGTTCGCGGTGTTCATCGCGATGTCGTTCGCGGAAGCTCGCGTGTCGTGA
- the sepF gene encoding cell division protein SepF, with translation MSTLHKFKAYFGMVPLEDYEDDYVADDLRGTAAPAPRGGSEPRGARGRIPYAGGYPADRYSEDPYGAERYSPADRFDDEPDYAEPAPVYKPYKAGYPVARRDDYGDESYGDDRYEAPRRPTRIESAPSSGRRFTAGGGAPMMRGATRGALAVDPDAEERRLEERVRPEPAPARRPGIFEDGGPLSKITTLRPRDYSEARIIGERFREGNPVIMDLVDLSNADAKRLVDFAAGLAFALRGSFDKVATKVFLLSPADVDVSAEERRRIAETGFYNQK, from the coding sequence ATGAGTACACTGCACAAGTTCAAGGCGTACTTCGGCATGGTTCCGCTCGAGGATTACGAAGACGACTATGTCGCCGACGATCTGCGTGGAACCGCCGCACCCGCCCCGCGCGGTGGGAGCGAGCCGCGAGGCGCGCGTGGTCGGATCCCCTACGCGGGCGGTTACCCCGCTGACCGCTACAGCGAAGACCCTTACGGCGCCGAGCGGTACAGCCCGGCCGACCGGTTCGACGACGAGCCCGACTACGCCGAGCCCGCGCCGGTCTACAAGCCGTACAAGGCCGGTTACCCGGTCGCTCGCCGCGACGACTACGGCGACGAGTCCTACGGTGACGATCGCTACGAGGCGCCCCGGCGCCCCACCCGGATCGAGTCGGCCCCGTCGTCGGGCCGCCGCTTCACCGCTGGTGGCGGTGCGCCGATGATGCGCGGAGCGACCCGTGGCGCGCTCGCTGTCGATCCCGACGCCGAGGAGCGCCGGCTGGAGGAGCGCGTGCGCCCCGAACCGGCCCCCGCGCGCCGGCCCGGGATCTTCGAGGACGGAGGTCCCTTGTCCAAGATCACGACACTGCGCCCGCGCGATTACAGCGAGGCCCGGATCATCGGCGAGCGGTTCCGTGAAGGTAACCCGGTGATCATGGACCTGGTCGACCTGAGCAACGCCGACGCCAAGCGGCTCGTCGATTTCGCGGCCGGACTCGCCTTCGCTCTGCGGGGTTCGTTCGACAAGGTGGCCACGAAGGTGTTCCTGCTCTCCCCGGCCGATGTCGACGTCTCCGCCGAGGAGCGGCGCCGGATCGCCGAAACCGGCTTCTACAACCAAAAATAG
- a CDS encoding YggS family pyridoxal phosphate-dependent enzyme has protein sequence MNTETPLDARTSELATNLAALTARIDAACRAAGREPGSVRLLPVTKFFPAADLGILYRLGRREFGESREQEATAKVAALPELAGERDLSDVRWHMIGRLQRNKARIIARWAHTVHSVDSERLAMALDTAARDALEAGQRDTPVRVLLQVSLDEDPARGGVAPAELDALADLVAESEALQLGGLMAIPPLHADTDSAFARLATLHTLLLQRHPGATELSAGMSSDLEAAVEHGSTCVRVGTALMGARPITSA, from the coding sequence GTGAACACCGAAACCCCGCTCGACGCCCGCACTTCCGAGCTCGCGACCAACCTTGCCGCGCTGACCGCGCGCATCGACGCGGCCTGCCGGGCCGCCGGCCGCGAACCCGGATCGGTGCGCCTGCTGCCCGTGACGAAGTTCTTCCCGGCCGCGGATCTGGGCATCCTCTACCGGCTCGGCCGTCGCGAGTTCGGCGAATCCCGGGAACAGGAGGCGACGGCGAAAGTAGCGGCGCTGCCCGAGCTGGCGGGTGAGCGAGACCTCAGCGACGTGCGGTGGCACATGATCGGACGCCTGCAACGCAACAAAGCGCGCATTATCGCGCGCTGGGCGCACACCGTGCACTCGGTCGACAGCGAACGGCTGGCAATGGCTCTTGACACAGCAGCACGCGACGCGCTGGAGGCCGGACAGCGAGACACGCCGGTGCGGGTACTTCTGCAGGTCAGCCTGGACGAAGACCCGGCCCGCGGTGGTGTCGCACCGGCCGAACTCGACGCCCTCGCCGATCTCGTCGCGGAATCGGAAGCACTGCAGCTAGGAGGCCTGATGGCCATTCCACCACTGCATGCCGACACCGATAGCGCGTTTGCACGACTTGCGACCTTGCACACCCTGCTGCTGCAGCGACACCCCGGTGCGACCGAACTTTCTGCCGGAATGTCCTCGGATTTGGAAGCAGCGGTCGAACACGGTTCGACTTGCGTGCGTGTCGGTACCGCCCTGATGGGCGCTAGACCGATAACCTCGGCGTAG